DNA sequence from the Myxocyprinus asiaticus isolate MX2 ecotype Aquarium Trade chromosome 3, UBuf_Myxa_2, whole genome shotgun sequence genome:
ATGCAGAGTCCAGGTCTGCATacatatgtcttaattttgttacatttttattattatttttctttatcttttttttttaacagagcaTGTTGTCCTTGTGTTTTTACGTGCCTGTGTATACCTCAGAACAGATAGAATTTGAATATTTCGAGTCAGATAGTTTACCAGCACAGTTGAAGTCTCTTTTCAAGTTGAGTTTATTTCTTCCCTCGCACGAGGTCACTTCATACAGAAAATGGCGAAAGGTAtgtaatttttagtaaaaaaatattgcataatGTGTTTCTAGATTTTGCAGTTGTTTTTGGCTAGCTCAAAATTAATTTCTGGGTTTGGTGTCTTTTAGAAAGATTAAATTCctaattttcaattaattttattccaaaaatctATTTGGAGCCCATGGGAAGGGATGAATGGTTTTAATCCAGATTAAATGATTTCCGGGAGAGTGTTTGAAATGCCAATCATAATCCTTTCCTGTCTTCTTTACAAAGTTAGGGCACAGTTTGATGTGTATACAAAACTTTCTTCgactgtaaaatacatttttgtacaaaattcccactgtcatggaaaacctggtaatatcaggaatttttaaaactgtgatttccaaatctggaaaagttatggaaatttctatagtaaatATAAATGGTTCTAGCTGTGCTCTAATGTAAGACATTGTTCTTTGATACTCATTCTACAGAGAAAGACTTCGGCGTTGTCAAAGACATCTGAACTTTAAGAGGCTGTTAACTTCAACCCCAAAATCCTGTTTCCATTTTAATGGCCCACTTGTCTGCTTTTGAGTCATTGCAGTGTCCGGATTAAATGTGAGAATAAGATGGCTATCTTTAACCTGCTTTATACTGGCAGTGCTATTTGAGACTTGGCTGGAGAACTGTGATCTTCACAATCCTACATGGTGCTCATAGGACTGTCAGACACGAGGCAAAGCTCTGACGAGTTAGGTTCAAATGACATGTAACTGACATAAGGTATAGTTATACAGAAGTCCATAATCTCAAATGATCTGATTCATCTTTAGAAGACTGCATTTGACCTACAGTAACTGTGGCTTTTAACACTACTGTCTGGTTTTCAGTGACTCATTAAAAATGCTGATCTTACTGGGTGCTGTATTTATTATGTGGATGAAAAAATTCAGTATTCAACAAACCAAAGCTTTTATGTCATCCCAGTGAGATATGCATACTGTCATAGCAAAGACAGTTAGGATTCAGCTTATTGGCCTATTTTGCTGTTAAAACTAGATACAAATTCCTTTTTTTCTATTCTGCGAGAACATTTCGGGTTATTGATTAATTCTTCTTCTCTGTCCCCTTCCATTACCTTCAATTATATGCTGCTCAGTGGTTCAGACAATGTCAAACATGGTCAGGATAGCTTATAAAGCTAATGCTGATGATGAGAATATTCACCATGGTCCTTTCAATGCTCTCTTCAGCAAACAAAGACCATATGTCTGTGTGTAGTGCTCTATTAGCTCAACACCCTGAACAGAGTTGTTGATGTTGCTTCCTCTAATATGCTGTGATTTTGTGATTTAGAAAGTCGTCAAGGCTGGAGACAAGGACTTGGATGGCCAGTTGGACTTTGAGGAGTTTGTCCACTACCTAAGGGACCATGAGAAAAAACTTAGGCTGGTTTTCAAGAGTCTGGACAAGAAGAATGATGGTATGAGCGCTAGAGTTTTGGTGAAACTTTAACAGCTTTGTTACGTTTTACAGATATGTCTGACACAAAACAAGCTAATGAACAAATGgctgattctcatgaaacctgtcaagaaaatgtcctggtcatttttatattttttttgcatgaagaaaacaATCCTACTTTTAGGACTGttttgattttttgcattgtgatattattttcaggacacttaaggccccgatatacttccggagaagttatATGTTATAATGTGTCTAAAAAAAGTGTTATCAattactttatgcctcattctatgagtagaattcacatgaggtcagtaaaaggagctgttttaaccactcaatgatgatttatatatgaagtaatatatatgcagtagaaaatatttaatctgtgttgtttacattctgaaatcATGGAGCTATTTAGCGAACACactatacgtggccataatattcACTGATTACCctttgttattgtaatttatgatgccACTAATAATAGATGTGAgctaatgggcagaatacagacaaaagaatggtgatagaggcatattttaatttgggcagatgtgtgaatggctttcgctgcagatggcacatggaTGAATTGGCACTTGAAAGTATTTAAGTAGATTTATTCCTTTTATAGACtaactaaacaaaaaataaaatcacatgacatggtcttggacaATGTCTCTCACTAAGACATTGTCGCTAATAACTCACCGGTTTGTTCATGTTGACAGAACATGACTGACTGAACAGCGGAACTGGAATTAGccgtcggcctcaaagtaggtggagctacaggtcacacctactgatgacgtgaACCTATGgcagcaagaaggtgtttagcagccgataagaagttttcctaaaagttcacactggcgagctgttacgaaccaccgaaacaaactcaaaaacacctttttggccagattttgttctaaatgatgtcacacccattcgttctacGATTTCGTATTAAGTATATCGGGCCTTTTAAGCACATTCTCCCCAGTTCTCATAACTTTAATACATCTTGATGTTTTACTTCTATTATTCCTTTTGTTTTACTGATAATTATCATTAGCATAACACTCATTTTTATgcagtattctttttttttttttttttataaaaatcagtgaaaatgaaatcaaatcaaatacagTATCAAGAAAagactactatgatgtataatgTGTTTAGATTTCATGTTAAGAAAATTGCTGATATTAGTAGTTTTACACTTGTATGTCACTGCATTTTGTTCTATATCTGCAGGTCGAATAGATTCACAGGAGATCATGCAGTCACTAAGAGACCTTGGGGTTCATATATCTGAAGAACAGGCTGAAAAAATCCTCAAGAGGTGACTTGTTTTATTAATCTGTCAATCTCCCTCCTTTCTCTCAGTGTGTCttatactgtaatacaatatgTCTCTTGGTCCTCATTGTTCAGCATGCATATTCAAAGTCAAAAGATCATGAAGTCAAGGCTAAAGAGATTCTTAGATGTGGAACTCATTTAAAAGACAAGATTAGCAACATGTGTATAAACAGCACATACAATAATCAATTGAGGTCATTTTTTGTcctctgtctgtgcatgtttgtaTTTTAACAATGTGCGTAAATGTCTTCGGTTGTACTATTTCACTCTCTACTCTTTCTTTATCACTCTGTCCTTCTTGTGATCCCACCCCCCACTCTGTCTGTCTGCTCATCTTATCAGAATAAGGAGGGGCCAAATTTTGGCCCCTATAATGTAGTAAGTAGTGATCTTCTCCCTACAtgtttggcttgttttaattTGCATTTCATATGATGTTCATTTGTGGTGAAATTTTGCTGTTTAACCTTGCATTATTAAGGTAATTTTTGTATTAAGTCAATTTGCCTCATTTATGATGCTTTTGAAATATTAGTtgatagatgttttttttattttattttcatcagtGATGGCCAATAGCGCAACAGAAGAGgcattttcaaattaataaagAAGGAATTAGAAATATGggaattctgattctgaaatagaAAAATTCTGGTACTCTTGTAAAGCTTAGTAGTGAGATGTGTTTGCATGTGGATGATTTGTAGCTGCTTGAAACAGTGTAcataattattgttttaaaattctgaaaattcaaataTTCTGAAATTGTAGTGCTTCAGAAATTGTAAACTGGTCTCATAATTTCAAAATAGGTCATCTCTACCCAGAGCCAAAAGTTGCcttcagaaatgtacattttatttagttttggtttctttttgtctgtttctctgAACAGTATGGACAAAAATGGTACAATGACAATTGACTGGAATGAATGGAGAGACTATCACCTGCTTCATCCTGCTGAAAACATTCCTGAAATCATACTCTACTGGAAGCACTCTACGGTAAAACAAAACCACAATGTCCTGTCATATGCTTTCAATCATTAAAGTTCAATCTGTCAAAATTCCAACCTTGTTTTTTGGGGCCATTTGACTCTCATTGCTCCTTGTAGCAGGTTATGGCACTTTCTTATAGTCTTGTTGTAAGTAACTGTAAGTTCTGTCTCTTCATTCTGTGTAAATTGCCTTTACTGGCATATCATAGGAAGACATTTACTACACATACCTCATTAAAACCAGAGATGTACTTCCTCTTAAAGGGTCATACACGCACCTTAGTCATTCAGTCCCACTAAGCCAAAGTAAATATTGCCGCCTTGCACTTGAAATACTCCTGAATGAGACAAAGGAAGTCACTGTGATCCAGTCTGATCCTGTTAAACAGATCAACAAGTTTTGACGTCAGTGACTTGGCCTTTTGACATGGTCCCACAGGACCTTGAGAGGTAGATGTGTTCTAATCTAAACACCTTAACATCATGGATGTGAATGATTTGGATTTGAACATCGTGAATTTTATATTAAAACTGGATaaagtacagattttttttttaaatacccatGGTGAAAAGTTAGACAGATCTTTTATGTAATCTCAGGGCTCAGCGAGCAATTCTGCCTGCGGACAGCCAAACAGAACTCTTAAACCAAGAATTTTACTCTATACTGTATCATAGTACTGATAATTGATTGCCTAAACATTATGCTCTGAGGTTCAAATGAGATTCTAatataaaataaggcaaaatttTCCATGTTATCTCACTTCAAGTGATGTCATTTCCTCTGTACAGATATTTGATGTTGGGGAAAGTATGATGGTCCCTGATGAGTTTACAGCGGAGGAGAAGAAGACAGGTATGTGGTGGAGACATTTGGTAGCAGGAGGAGGAGCAGGAGCTGTGTCCCGTACCTGTACCGCACCTTTGGACCGCCTAAAAGTTATCATGCAGGTATGGGACCCAGTGAAGAATGTCAAATTATTGAATGATATGTATTTAGTGCTGGACATTCTAGAAAACAACATTAGATATCTTTCAGCATACATTTAGATGAATATATTtggatttactgtatatatacatgcaTTCAGtagtttttttatgtatgttgtcTTAGACTTACATTGGCACCAAGGgtcatggatgcagcatcaccaAATGCAATAGCTTTTAGTTGCAGATGCCAATGTAGAAATTCGCTATTCACAGTGAGCCATAATTAATGTTACTTGTGAGTGAAATTGTTCAATAACAAAGCAGATACTGAGATTAACTagtaatatttggctggtcatatgatcctaacatggcagcctcaaTGAGTGAACTCTCTTtcatgtagatttaaacagcttttataaggttactgatataactgcaTTATTCAACTCATGTGagagctcatgattttatacatgtgtttcaaaattacaattaatttcttaaggattacgactttttaaatgaagaaagaattactgagtgcacctttaaagaaatgctttacccaaaaatgaaaatgttctcatcatttaatcaccatcatgttgttccaaatccatatgactttatttcttcagtggaacacaaaaaagaaattttaggcagaatgacagcctcagtcactatttattttcatggcatttcttttccatacaatgaaagtaaatggtgactgaggctgtcattctacctaacatttcttttttgtgttccacagaagaaagatgtCATAcggattttgaaaaacaaatgggtGAGGAATGATAACAGAagtttcatgtttgggtgaactatccctttaagattataTTCAAATAGATAATTGTCAAATAAATTGGGTAAAAATATATTAGTGCAGGGTTATTTTTGTAGCATAgtttaaatagataaaaaaaaataattaattgcgatttaatcacataatttttttgtggcaatTATAGATTTTGATAGTGcttaaatttgacactatatatacttcttttgttgttaaaatttatttatttccatcttaggaagaaaacaaaacaatatgtagcaatataatgctttattaacattttccaaacaaagccttccacaatataaagatagaaatgcactaaaatatcaccaattcaagtcacatcaaacgtttcccaaagtctaagtgggagattgactaattgaaagaactagtatgcccataggttgcatattcattgtaaTTGTGCATTAAATctattaaactctcatcctccacaatactAATCTAACGGAacactgtggctatccactttcctacagcagtcgtgaagctgcattcatgatttgcatcagggcGGCAACGCCAGCGTCGTGCGCCGCTTTGAATTCActatgtgccttacataggctgaaaaataagTCCCaactgggcttgttttgtacatcaaatagtgctaagagctcctttctccatcattttaccactgacagggaagcgctgtcagagattctttttatttactgagatagcAACATCTATCATATGAGAGagcataacggtcaactagcatgttatgaCAGTACctcccatagaatgtctatgggaccgcagcgccgcgttatgctattttatgctaagcttttaggctcaccttggtagaagggctctggcgctgtggcgTGTGCATCAGTGAAATGACTCTGGGCgtacacattacaaaggttccgcccttcacatcAGTGTTTGTGCTGTATTAACAATCAATGCATCAATTGTgataaagaaaaattaacgcgttaaactgTCATTGAGACATTAAATGCAATCcacttaaatttgtaaaatggaagtttacttaatccatttgtgttatGAAAACATAAATAATTTGATTTGGCCGAACTAGATGTACATTTGCTGTCTGGTTCCCAGCATGCAATGCGGCATGAGTACAAATTGtgaattaatgttttaatatttactaTTTAGTCTGTGGGTTGGATGTTAAGTACACCATatgtctgtaaaaaaaatttCTAAACAGATGTGCAAGATGTTGTCTCCCTTATGTGAGTCTATGAGCTcacaactctgtacaattgtgttgccAGGTTCATGCGTCACGCAGTAACACCATGGGTATCGCCGGAGGATTCGCCCAAATGATCCGTGAGGGTGGACTTCGATCACTATGGCGAGGGAATGGCATGAACGTTGTGAAGATTGCACCTGAGTCTGCTATCAAGTTCATGGCCTACGAGCAGGTAGCTTGTTGTATAAGGGAAAGCTCTTGTTAAAAGTAGGATAGAAGTTGCAATTTAGCAtcctgcatatttgcaaacataAAATGAAAACCGTATATACATAAGTAACACAACATTTTATGAAAACCACAATGTTAGACTAGTTTTTAAGTTGCtttattgaaatgtttatgtAATCAAATACATTGAATGTTGTTCTCAAGAAACACTGTAATGCTCTTTATACATTTAATTGGGGAAAAACATTATCTGTGACCTCTGTTTTTTAGATTAAGCGGCTGATTGGCAGTAATCAAGAAACGTTAGGTATCCTAGAGAGATTTGTTGCTGGATCTCTTGCTGGAGCTATTGCTCAGAGCAGCATCTACCCCATGGAGGTAAGAACAAAAACACTGCTACAACCAACTGATTGACAAATACAGTTTGAGCACTGCTTAGAtgtttacataattattattaataaccgTTTACCAGACTATCTTTACATTCTTTGTGGCATGTTATGGACCAttttaaaaatgatgattttgtcatttttaatgtaataaaatacatttaaataagggATGGGACGATATTGTTACCTCATGATTCGGTTCGATTTACAATATGAGGTTCATGATTCAGTATAATCTTgattcgatataataacacttaaattacaaaatatttcagaacattatttattttctgaaaaaaatgctTGAGCAGAATgctcattataatttctcatcaaaattaagttatttaatatgcaaaataaatgctcaaagtttaaataataagagttgctcataaacctttctctataagaaaagatcacaaacaaataagctttcaaaaatagtggggtatattcaggctgatcaggtgcagaacaagcaatagaactgaacaaaacctgtccagaaaaagtatgtgaaagtgtatattttatcttttaataatttgtcatcattattataatcaaaatttaactttgtaaaaatacaaaaattctacattatattaattaatattatatatatacagtgcatctggaaagtattcacagcgcttcacgttttccacattttgttatattacagccttattccaaaatggattaaattcattattttcctcaaaattctacaaacaataccccataatgacaacatgaaagaagtttgtttgaaatctttgcaaatttattaaaaataaaaaatgaaaaaaatcacatgtacataagtattcacagcctttgccatgacactcaaaattgagctcaggtgcatcctgtttccactgatcatccttgagatgtttctacaacttgattggagtccacctgtggtaaattcagttgatgggacatgatttggaaaggcacacacctgtctatataagctcccacagttaacagtgcatgtcagagcacaaaccaagccatgaagtccaaggaattgtctgtagacctctgagacaggattgtattgaggcacagatctggggaagggtacagaaaaatttctgcagcattgaaggtcccaatgagcacagtggcctccatcatccataaatggaagaagtttggaaccaccaggactcttccttgagctggccgcccggccaaactgagcgatcgggggagaagggccttagtcagggaggtgaccaagaacccgatggtcactctgacagagctccagcgtttctctgtggagagaggagaaccttccagaagaacaaccatctctgcagcactccaccaatcaggcctgtatggtagagtggccagacggaagccactcctcagtaaaaggcacatgacagcccgcctggagtttgccaaaaggcacctgaaggactctcagactatgagaaacaaagattgaactctttggcctgaatggcaagcgtcatgcctggaggaaaccaggcaccgctcatcacctggccaataccatccctacagtgaagcatggtggtggcagcatcatgctgtggggatgtttttcagcggcagggactgggagactagtcaggatcgagggaaagatgaatgcagcaatgtacagagacatccttgatgaaaatctgctccagagcactctggacctcagactgcggcgaaggttcatctttcaacaggacaacgaccataagcacacagccaagataacaaaggagtggctaagggacaactctgtgaatgtccttgagtggcccagccagagcccagacttgaacctgattgaacatctctggagagatctgaaaatggctgtgcaccgatgctccccatccaacctgatggagcttgagaggtcctgcaaagaagaatgggagaaactgcccaaaaataggtgtgccaagcttgtagcatcatactcaaaaagacttgaggctgtaattggtgccaaaggtgcttcaacaaagtattgagcaaaggctgtgaatacttatggacatgtggtgatttttattttttttttttttataaatttgcaaagatttcaaacaaacagcTTTCACgttttcattatggggtattgtttgtagaattttgaggaaaataatgaatttaatctattttggaataaggctgtaacataacaaactgtggaaaaagtgaagcgctgtgaatattttccagatgcactgtgtatatatatatatatatatatatatatatatatgaaattgtatgtacagtataataatgatgagctgtcactgtttgaaatgtgtactagggctgcaactaacgattattttgataatcgactaatctaatgattattagaacgattattcgactattcaggcgattattgcaacgattaatcattagctctaaatcgactattcagcttgtgcccagacttaaaaggttgtattaaacgtgcttgctaacaataaagaggacaaaatcatcttttaaaaatacttctaaatgacattcactgaattaaagggaaaaaatactttttattatgtttaattcagtaaaaatttaaCTACAaataaatcctattgttatcaagttgtctttttttccatttaaaattgtgtaaaaatccttaaaacaaaataaatttacttgagaagtaacaagatatttagacttgctttaagagaatgtatcttaaatatatgtgtattttgtatataagtgtattttttcacttggttatacttctgcgagtgcagtaaagacaaaatacacttatattcaagtagggctgggacgattcatcgattacagaaatacgtcgatttgcataacatgcatcGGTGcctcgcaatggagtaattaaaatggcagcaccCGGTTTAAGTTTGTATTCCCCCGatgaacaagctgcagctaaaaaaaactcacccacggtcatctaaagcgtgggagtattttagccagagacccaacaatgtggtgctgtgtaagctatgcaaattagAAATGGCTTttcacagcagtacaaccaccatgaacgaacacttgaagcgaaagcatcccagagcgctttgtcaagacggcagcaagtcctgtttactttttgtccccacccaagcatgacatattagtattacaacacgtgtttctgttagtagtagtcactttaaattgattttctaaatgtttactcatcgcccccatgtaaaagtaatttctgcactgcTGCTaatgtagggtgaccatatgtcctctttttcggaccttaaaaaagcgccCGTCAGGGATTTCtacatttgcgaaaatgtccgggattcggctttagttgcattatgatgtacatctggtctaatacttcactgtgtgtgcacgcatatttgcattgctttaacccctctttgtaagtcccgctttctcacacaccaattggtcagttataagaggcttgcagcaactattggccaaattcctgcctgtcaatctctccgtgaacaCCGAAGTGCTgctgtgttcggcatcaaacagttgcttgacagtagcagcaaatgacagttgagtggaaacaatgcccaaacgaaagtgcaaatttacagaagatttgcaaaaaaattcccatgctttcgtccaggtcgagatccgtgggaagcagaatgtatgacttgtaaagctggcacttatgtgtcagttacTAATAAAGGTGCAAATGATTTAgaacattagctctgcaaagcataaagggtcaacaaaaggtgaaagttcatcaggtaaattaacggactactttttgcgaccaggtaaaattatcacattgcttcattttccatggccattcaaaataatagtaatagtaaatgaaggtacactcatggcatcaaatattttattttagtacatggacattcataaaaatgttggaaatttgtatttatttatatatatttatgttatgctaatagagtgtctttttcactgtattagaGTTTGGATTCATAGTAActctgttttgaaccctattattttttttgtagtgtataatggggcgaagactaccctctctcacctttgttcacttcaatccatctttaactcacaaaaaaacaaactctctcttattaataaagctgcgttttgccaattttcttcacgataagaaatgcacagtgacaaatattatgattcaattagttgccatcgcgttataatctagctgcattaagcgcgcgcaCTCACGGGATGAGctgtccccgcaacagagtgtgcatcagccggatgcagtttcaatctctctcccttagatcgggacacttcgcgcaactcatagaagaggcgctgaccgcacagagaaatgccagtttccttattatttaaactttaataaagctataacgcattaaatagaactgcattaaagatgtaatgccggggtgtttcctttaaagacgctcgacatgcaagttttgcttaagctgagcgtcaactccggctctgcttattccacaacaagagtgcttctgtatttacttattttttatttttgcattataattcccacatattttgcgatctacatcacctgaagctgtttggaaagtttagagtgcgtctggactgtgagatgtgttttcatcctctcctcagtcaggcgcgagctgcagtgctgctcttgtgtgcaatcattatagtttcatatgatcttatgttacgttaagatcaaatgaCTGTTCGACAACAAAAATTTGtgtcgacaatttttttattgtcgacgttgtcgataacgtcgactaatcgtttcagccctaatgtgtacaatttacaattaataacattgtatacatttatttgtaaaagAAACTCTAAaaaggtactgtcactttaaggggCAACGAGCAGCTCAcatgctgtgtgagattaaattaatatttcttttttacttttatatctgactgtaaagaacagaaaggatattaagacacattattcaatgaaagtggagtagACTTCATCAAAGTAAGGcaatttttccaggtattccaatacttacatttctaaaagctaaattcaagcactttaaggaccttgtga
Encoded proteins:
- the LOC127422233 gene encoding calcium-binding mitochondrial carrier protein SCaMC-2-B-like isoform X2 gives rise to the protein MLSLCFYVPVYTSEQIEFEYFESDSLPAQLKSLFKLSLFLPSHEVTSYRKWRKKVVKAGDKDLDGQLDFEEFVHYLRDHEKKLRLVFKSLDKKNDGRIDSQEIMQSLRDLGVHISEEQAEKILKSMDKNGTMTIDWNEWRDYHLLHPAENIPEIILYWKHSTIFDVGESMMVPDEFTAEEKKTGMWWRHLVAGGGAGAVSRTCTAPLDRLKVIMQVHASRSNTMGIAGGFAQMIREGGLRSLWRGNGMNVVKIAPESAIKFMAYEQIKRLIGSNQETLGILERFVAGSLAGAIAQSSIYPMEVLKTRLALGRTGQYSGIVDCAKNIFKKEGLAAFYKGYIPNVLGIIPYAGIDLAVYETLKNSWLQKFATDSADPGVFVLLACGTMSSTCGQLASYPLALVRTRMQAQASVEGSPQMTMSGLFRHIVRTEGAIGLYRGLAPNFMKVIPAVSISYVVYENLKITLGVQSR